From a single Nicotiana tomentosiformis chromosome 2, ASM39032v3, whole genome shotgun sequence genomic region:
- the LOC138905390 gene encoding uncharacterized mitochondrial protein AtMg00810-like, translating to MSQRKYALELILELGLAGAKPASTPLEVNQKLTSVDFDKLIPSSIDTAQDPLLKDASEFQRLVGRLLYLTMSRPDISFDVQIFSKYMHSPKQSHLDTARRVIRYVKSAPGQVLLLPSSSDVTLKIYCDADWGACLQTIRSITGYSVFYGNALIS from the coding sequence ATGAGCCAACGTAAATATGCTTTAGAGCTAATTTTAGAACTTGGATTAGCAGGAGCCAAACCTGCTAGCACACCATTAGAAGTAAATCAAAAATTGACTTCTGTGGATTTTGACAAATTGATACCCTCTTCAATAGATACTGCCCAAGATCCTCTCTTGAAGGATGCTAGTGAATTTCAAAGATTAGTGGGAAGGTTACTATATTTAACAATGAGTAGGCCGGATATATCTTTTGATGTACAGATCTTTAGTAAATATATGCATTCTCCAAAGCAATCTCACCTAGATACAGCAAGGAGAGTTATCAGATATGTCAAAAGTGCACCAGGGCAAGTATTGTTGTTGCCTTCATCTAGTGATGTCACTTTGAAGATATACTGTGATGCTGATTGGGGAGCATGCCTTCAAACTATAAGGTCAATCACTGGTTACTCGGTGTTCTATGGTAATGCTTTGatttcttag